The Rhopalosiphum maidis isolate BTI-1 chromosome 1, ASM367621v3, whole genome shotgun sequence genome has a segment encoding these proteins:
- the LOC113560905 gene encoding pancreatic lipase-related protein 2-like — MMVLTTYSTVTAFLVWTLGFLSTQCATIENHQRVGQCTFIVHPVCPDPSINFYLYTRENRYDPQLVTIKNITESYYVKTLANKFILHGFNSNMMLGVLQTIKDEYLMQSDINVWMIDYRDVSAGPRECYFAAVYNLPAVGKCTALFVRKIIELSEVEAPEEAMHVIGFSLGGQLASQLAKYLKPIKLPRITGLDPALPLFYSTHLNSRLNRNDAEFVDVIHTNAMIQGQLAPCGDVDFYVNGGLAQPGCHNSSNPINCDHHMAPTYFAESIRSVSGFWSWPCPSMFDYFSGKCPRRGDHELMGECVNHSARGQYVLHTNSEQPYAQGDWTR, encoded by the exons ATGATGGTCTTAA ctaCGTACAGCACAGTCACGGCGTTTCTTGTGTGGACTTTGGGATTTTTGAGCACGCAATGTGCTACAATCGAAAACCACCAAAGAGTCGGCCAATGTACGTTTATCGTCCATCCCGTGTGTCCCGACCCTtcgatcaatttttatttgtacaccAG AGAGAACCGATACGATCCTCAATTGGTCaccatcaaaaatattaccgAGTCGTACTACGTAAAGACCCTCGCAAATAAGTTCATCTTACACGGTTTTAACAGTAATATGATGCTGGGCGTACTTCAAACCATAAAAGacg AATACCTAATGCAGTCAGACATAAACGTCTGGATGATCGATTACCGTGACGTTTCGGCAGGGCCCCGTGAGTGTTATTTCGCTGCGGTGTACAATCTGCCGGCTGTAGGGAAGTGCACTGCTTTGTTCGTGCGTAAAATCATTGAGCTGTCCGAGGTGGAAGCGCCCGAAGAGGCAATGCACGTGATCGGATTCAGCCTAGGGGGCCAATTGGCCAGTCAACTGGCCAAATATCTGAAACCTATCAAGTTACCAAGGATCACGG GACTAGATCCGGCCCTGCCGTTGTTCTATAGCACGCACCTCAACAGTAGACTGAATCGAAACGACGCCGAATTCGTGGACGTGATACACACGAACGCAATGATCCAGGGTCAGTTGGCGCCATGCGGTGACGTAGACTTCTATGTCAACGGTGGATTAGCGCAACCTGGTTGCCACAACAGTTCAA ATCCTATCAATTGTGATCATCATATGGCTCCAACTTACTTCGCCGAGAGCATTAGGTCGGTGTCGGGATTCTGGTCGTGGCCGTGTCCGAGTATGTTCGATTACTTTTCTGGAAAATGTCCCCGTAGAGGCGACCATGAGCTGATGGGAGAGTGTGTGAACCACAG TGCCAGAGGTCAATACGTATTGCACACGAACAGCGAACAGCCGTACGCCCAAGGCGATTGGACACGTTGA